Below is a window of Brachionichthys hirsutus isolate HB-005 unplaced genomic scaffold, CSIRO-AGI_Bhir_v1 contig_520, whole genome shotgun sequence DNA.
GAGTCAGGACGTTATTCTCCCCGTCATCCGGCTTGCCTTGCGGCGCATGCGTCTCTGCGGGACACGCGGCTTCCTGCCATTTCTTCTTGCCTCTTCCTCGCCCTCTGCCTTTCAGAATGACCTTCCCCTGTTCGTCCACCCCTCCAGAACCCTTGTGAAACTTCTCGTCGTCGGCCGGGTGGGTTTTGCGGTGACGTCTGCGTATGCGGCGCTTTGGCGGACCGGAGTCAGGCGGGTCTGACGCCGCCGCGCCAGACAGGATCCGAATCTGCTGATCGATTACCGTGACGACCATGTCCAGCGCGATGCCCAGCATTCCCAGTCCCAGACCGTGGGTGACGTTGTCGAACGCGCCGCTGTTGACTGGGTCCTTGAAACATTTTCGCATGTCTTCCAGGTGATTCCTgagagaataaaaaacaaaaaaaaaaacaaaaaaaagacttatCCAAAGTTCAAAGGTCGCGCGATGCAACAAGAACAACCAGCAGCATACTTAGTTTCAATAATTTTGGACCAGTGCTGAACTGTATTCATCTccgggatgagctgcttggccaTGTTGCCGTAGTCGATGTAGTCGTGGGCGAAATCCTTCATGTCCTCACACAAGGTGCCGGTGTCGCCTAAAGACGCgcgcaaaaaagaaaacacagctgAGTTCCACGCTGGAGTATTTCAACGCCACGTAAACGCGCAGCAGCAGCCCGGCCCACCTTCCGTGAGTTTGGAGAAGGACGACGACACGGAGGTGGTCGTGCTCGGCATGAGGCCCAACACACTCAGCGACTCCAGGAGGGTCTTCTTGCTGGCCGGGCCCCTGCTGACCCGAGTGTAGGCAGCCAGAGAGCGCAGCGACATCTTCTCCGGGGCCTCCAGGCGGCGTTTGATTTCATCGTACGAGATGAGATGCTTTCCTAAAATGCAGCagggcagggcgggggggggggggggggggggcacagggtgAAACGGATTCAGCAGTTCCGGTATCTGGACGTAACTTTCGGCAATTTATTTGGGCTTAGTGGgctaaattaataaaaaaaacaaaaacagaatattaaaaaaagcaaatcGATAAATGTGTCGTCTTTACACAACTGGCCAACTTACGAGCCTTTGATCCTTTCATGTTGGGATCCAGGAGCGACGACACCTCGGCGAAAGGCATTTGGGTGGTGGACTGTGGGCCTGTGCTGGGACTTAGTGCCTGCAGGTCCTGGTTCTGGGGCACAACCTGAGTCTGGAGTGGGGCAGCAATCTGCATCAGAGGATGAATAAGAGGCTGCAGGGTGTGCATTTCcacctggttctggtccagctGAGCCTGGCCTTGCGCTTGAGGGATGATCATGGCGTTTTCAGGCAAACCCTGCAGCCCCACGCCTCCGGGTCCCGCGCTGCCCGTTTGCTCCGAAGACACTTGAAAAATACTCATTACTGGTTTCACCAGAGTGAAAACCATGTTTCCCTGGGCATCCAGACCCATCATCCGAGTAGACGGGTCCATCGTCACTAAATAAATCTCAAGAGGCTGATGTACCCGCCCCCGAGAGGTACATCTAGCGATGGAGCGTCGTCCTCTGCCCCCCAACAGAAGGAATCACCAGCCAACTGGAAACATTCAAACATCGAGCGGATTCCAGGCTGATCAGGACAAAACCGGAACAGATGTTAACTGtggataaacaaaaaaaacaaaagaaaagggatTGGTTCGTCTTTaaactgctttattttaaagttattatttaCCTGTTGTTCACAACAAGCTTTTAAATAGAGCGTGCGATGACGTCAGAGTTTGCCTTACGTCACTTACATAGCAATAACTTGTTATGTTTTGTCCTGCTTTACAGAACGACCGGACGCAGCCGGGGATGCGCCTTTGCTCTGTGCGTCATGGCGCCACTTAAAAGTGAACTTTTTCACCATTAACACCACAGACGACGCTTCCGTCTCCATGAACGTTTTCACAGCCGCGCTAACATTTTGAATCGTGATATCGTTGACAAACTAACTATGGAGCGACCGCCGGAGGTTTTTAAACGCGCTAACAATACCCCCCTCGCTAACATTCATCATGGCTGCCGGGCCGGGCTGCTGCTCGCTCTTTCTGCAACGTTTAACCGGGCCTGAAGCACCGCACCACCGGGGTGAACGGAGCGGACCAAATGACGCCGCTACTCGTGACGGCTTCGGCTTGTCCCACTCACCGAACTGCGGTCTGGGGCTCCCCTATAATGATACTGATCCTGGAACGGTCAGCCACGAAGCCAGCGGcattttttctccttctctgctgctgcttcggcGGGTTGCAAATCAGCTACGCGCTCATTGCCGCGCGAGAGCGACGATCCCGTCGCTCATTGGTCAATCGAGACGTCAATCAGGTACCTTTAGGGTTCTCATTGGGCGTGCGCGCTGTCACTACAATACAGGAGGCGGTACTTCCGCTTT
It encodes the following:
- the LOC137916893 gene encoding uncharacterized protein; translated protein: MSLRSLAAYTRVSRGPASKKTLLESLSVLGLMPSTTTSVSSSFSKLTEGDTGTLCEDMKDFAHDYIDYGNMAKQLIPEMNTVQHWSKIIETKNHLEDMRKCFKDPVNSGAFDNVTHGLGLGMLGIALDMVVTVIDQQIRILSGAAASDPPDSGPPKRRIRRRHRKTHPADDEKFHKGSGGVDEQGKVILKGRGRGRGKKKWQEAACPAETHAPQGKPDDGENNVLTLVSVGYETVSSGLTAVGPV